One Periophthalmus magnuspinnatus isolate fPerMag1 chromosome 4, fPerMag1.2.pri, whole genome shotgun sequence genomic window, GTACATTTTTGAAGAAAATTTACTTAGAAAATCATTGAGGGAGAGATTTTTTTTGGTCAACATGTATGTGATACGTTcaccagtaaaacatttaaTGGTAGTGTAGTTGCTtaagggtcctatattacacagaattgactcttttgagcttttaactgccttagaatgttgttacctcctcaaaaacatacctggagttatgttttgtttcattcacactgatttaagtctacatctccaaagctcaaaatgatctgttccaccttgtgatgtcatgaagtggtagttgaaaactaccacttcatgacatcacaagtggtAGTGATGTCttaccttttgcctttagtttggGAAAAAAtgtcaattccagagctgaaattatccaaatgattctagtgaatgtgtacaTAGTGGAGCACTGTATTACTATATGATTTCACAAAATgattctgtctgagagaagaactcaggtttgtgtgttaaacatgtgtgaatgaaacaaaacaactccaagtatgttttgatgagaaaacaacattatatcatagaCCAGAAAtagggtaatatgggccctttaagtagtGTTTATAGTCTTAGGCTTAGCCACACCTTTTATTTATACTTAAATGCTGTAATAATCAGTAAAGTAGAAGCAGAGGCCTTGTCTGAAAGTCAAGAGCAGTTATTTAGTGTTTGTTGACAGCAGTGTTTTTGGACAGTGATGTTGTGGTGAATAATGTCCTCCATGACTCTGCCTCAGGAGTGGAGATGgaaaataaaatggagaaattGGAATATCATCCAAATTTTTCAGGTGACAATTGGCTTTGTAATGCTGCCACCTAGTGTTGATAAGAGGCATCATAGGTTAATTCTCGTTTGTATAGAGGAAATGGTCAATTCTTCTGATATTACAGCTATCGATCATGCTATTTCCATTATAATGTTGTCTTTAGATATACGTTAATGTGAAAGTTTATAGCGGTCTTCTCTTTCATGTAATGTAAATCCATACATTATAATTTCAACAAAACCTTTTGAATACAGTATAATGATTATTGCCTCTGAGATATTTGTATACTTAAATTACATTCTGTTAAACAGTGTGCagctaaatgtaaatgtggagtacacaaaaaaaagtaagacaAAATTCTCTTTAGCTTACATGGTAATTGTCTCAGTTTTCCAATATGAAAAAGGGTTAATTTTTCTCAACAAGATGCCAACATTAGACACAAAATACAATGTGTTATGGCTTAGCTTATGACACTGTCCTTTGGGAAATGTGGTATTTTCTGACTGGCCTCATGCTTGAcagatttctgttttgtttttttagtatgACAGAGGGCCTGGGCCAGCTCACTGATGGAGTGTGTGGTTTGGACGATTTCACAGTCAGTCGTGTCTACAGTGTGTGGCCTGGTTATGACTATGTGGGCTGGAACAACGAGAGCTTTCCAAATGGATATGTTGAAATCATGTTTGAGTTCGACCGCACACGCAACTTTACCTCCATGAAGGTAAGGTCAATGCAGTACATGCCCAAACCAATCAAGCAAAACATTACGACTgcctgaataaaacattttattggtatttagtattttttgaatatttgtacTTTGCCATAGTAGCTTGTATATAGGATTACATAGCTGGTCTCACAGCTGTTCCTTTCTTGAGCCACACTGATGAGTGACCACTGCGCAGTTTATGGATACGACATATTGATGAAAACTTActcaaatctttttttctttttttttttgaggttcACAGAGCAACAGAGCTAGCCgggatgccaataggtgtggAAGCACCCATTAAAAGTTGAAtgaagtatgactcaggcacagtgcagcTTAGTGTAACTCAATAGACCTACCTACATATAGAAACTGTAAACgatagctgtttccagtttctgtgtagttagcccctcccttcagatatatataaggcagtgtccatcagcaatctgaccagaactgagcagcacttttttacccagctgacagattttacttttgacttttactttttgactATATTTCTTGTCTGTTCTTAGGTTCACTGTAACAACATGGTTTCAAAGCATGTTAAAGTCTTCAGGCAGGTGGTCTGCTACTTCAGATCAGACTTGGACTGGGAGGTTTCGCCCCTGAGCTTTAGTCCAGTGGAGCACCTGACAAACTCCAATGCACACTTTGTGACTGTGAACCTCGCCCACCACATGGCCTCTGCCATCAAGTGCCAGTTCTACTTCTCTGAGGCCTGGATGCTTTTCAGTGAAATCACCTTCCAGTCAGGTATAGGAGGATAAATGGTATTTGTTATGCTAGATATcgtgctttttaaaaaaaaaaaaaaaaaaacccacacacacatatacatacatatacatacatatatatatatatataatatatatatctatatgtatatatatatatatgtatatatatatatatatatatatatatatatatatatatatatatatatatatatatatatatagagagagagagagagagagagagagagagagagagagagagagagagagagagagagacagagagagagagacagagagagagagagagacagagagagagagagagagagagagagagagagagagagagagagagagagagagagacagttttaccctgtttattttgtttattttattttacagatacAGCAATGTACAACACAACACTGGCACCATCAAAGCCTAAATTACCATCAAATACACAACCAGGTAATGAGTCactttaaaaatttgaaaacaatgtaaaaacatattCATATTCTGTTAACATACGTTTTAGCGTTTCAAGTGAGTAACCTAGAATCACTAATCTTATCCATCTCTGGCTCCCTCTAGAGGACGATCCCACTCACAAAGTGGACGACAGTAATACTCGCATTTTGATTGGTTGTTTGGTGGCCATTATCTTCATCCTTGTGgccatcatcgtcatcatcttGTGGAGACAAGTGTGGCAGAAAATGCTGGAAAAGGTGAGTGTGTGAATTGAACTCAAATGCAAAACCATCTTCTGGGGAGCACTGAGCAATTTTCTGCATTTGCATTTTGATTGTCATGTTATTAAAAGTATATTTCAAAccaaatttactttttatgttttatttattgatatatTCTGTTTAATATTATTATCATGCAGACCATAAAAGTTATTTCTGTCATTTATTATGAatttccattttcttttcttatatCCCTTTTTCTGAAGGCAACATTTGCCTTCAGAAATATAGTTTATGTATACTTATCATGGCTAAAAAGTGGGACTTTACAttacttttgtttctttatggTGGCAGAATAATGCATAACATTCACAAAAtcaatgcaaataaaatgttgctgttCAGCCCTCCTTCAGTGTATAGTGTGTTCCCTCATCCTAACTCACTCATTCTAGGCCACTCGTCGGATGCTGGACGATGAACTAACTGCTAGTTTGTCAATACAGAGCGAGACATTCACCTACAGCCATAACAACAACCCTCAGTCCAGTTCGGTCAGTGAGCAAGAGTCCAGCTCCACCTACGAGAGGATCTTCCCCCTGGGCCCGGACTACCAGGAACCCTCTCGCCTCATATCCAAACTGCCCGAGTTCACTCAGACCTCAGAGGAGCCAGGTACAGACAACAAATTATTTGTAAAAGTAAAGGtgatttattatgtattatttactgtttttattaatGGTATCAAAGGTTTCTTAATGACATATAGACCATGCTGGACCAGGTTGGAGCCAATACATATTTACTACAGTGGTATTACCAAAGATTACAttgatacatgtttttttctcattaccCTGCCAGAAGAATACCCATTTAGTTACAAAAAACTCTGATTATGAACATATAATTTCAATAATCAATCTACTTATTTTTTGCAGCATCTTCTAGTACAGCTGCCTCTAAGTCCACCATATCCACAGTGGTCCAAGACAGCGTCCCTCACTATGCAGAGGCCGACATTGTAAATCTCCAGGGAGTAACCGGAGGCAACACTTATGCTATCCCAGCTGTCACCATGGACCTGCTCTCAGGGAAAGATGTAGCCGTGGAAGAGTTTCCACGAAAATTACTGACATTCAAAAGAAAACTCGGAGAGGGACAGTTTGGAGAGGTTGGTTTCCTTTAACTGATGTTATTATACCATATTGTAAAATACTTAATATGAAATgcatgaaatgtaaaaaaaaacaaacagaaatgacacactttggtgttttggttttttgttggttttttttttcatttttgtcatccTCATTCTGATTCTGACATATCTCTTGGCTTTTTTTCAGGTACACTTGTGTGAAGCAGAGGGGATGCAAGAGTTTATGAATAAAGAGTTTAAATTTGACTACCCCGAAGAGGAGCCTGTTTAGTGGCTGTGAAGATGCTTCGCTCAGATGCCAATAAAAATGCAAGGTACTGCTTATTTCATGATAGgatgattttttaaatgtaaatattttgtagTAATCTGAAGCTGTTGTTTTCAGAAATGACTTCCTAAAGGAGATTAAGATCATGTCTCGTCTGAAGGACCCAAATATTGTGCGTCTTTTAGCAGTGTGCATCTACAGCGATCCCCTGTGTATGATCACTGAGTCATGGAGAACGGAGATCTCAACCAGTTTCTATCAAAGCACGAGCCTGAGGGACAACTGGCCCTGCTCAGCAACGCTCCCACTGTCAGGTACAGCAATGCATGAGATAAATAATGACATTAggcaaatacatttaatataatttatataatgtgcatacatacatacatacatacatacatacatacatatatatatatgtgtgtatgtatgtatgtatgtatgtatgtatgtatgtatgtatgtatgcacattatataaattatattaaatgtatttgccTAATGTCATTATTTATCTCATGCATTGCTGTACCTGACAGTGGGAGCGTTGCTGAGCAGGGCCAGTTGTCCCTCAGGCTCGTGCTTTGATAGAAACTGGTTGAGATCTCCGTTCTCCATGTACTCAGTGATCATACACAGGGGATCGCTGTAGATGCACACTGCTAAAAGACGCACAATATTTGGGTCCTTCAGACGAGACATGATCTTAATCTCCTTTAGGAAGTCATTTCTGAAAACAACAGCTTCAGATTActacaaaatatttacatttaaaaaatcatcCTATCATGAAATAAGCAGTACCTTGCATTTTTATTGGCATCTGAGCGAAGCATCTTCACAGCCACTAAAACAGGCTCCTCTTCGGGGTAGTCAAATTTAAACTCTTTATTCATAAACTCTTGCATCCCCTCTGCTTCACACAAGTGTACCTGAAAAAAAAGCCAAGAGATATGTCAGAATCAGAATGAggatgacaaaaatgaaaaaaaaaaaccaacaaaaaaccaaaacaccaaagtgtgtcatttctgtttgttttttttttacatttcatgcATTTCATATTAAGTATTTTACAATATGGTATAATAACATCAGTTAAAGGAAACCAACCTCTCCAAACTGTCCCTCTCCGAGTTTTTCTTTGAATGTCAGTAATTTTCGTGGAAACTCTTCCACGGCTACATCTTTCCCTGAGAGCAGGTCCATGGTGACAGCTGGGATAGCATAAGTGTTGCCTCCGGTTACTCCCTGGAGATTTACAATGTCGGCCTCTGCATAGTGAGGGACGCTGTCTTGGACCACTGTGGATATGGTGGACTTAGAGGCAGCTGTACTAGAAGATGCTGCAAAAAATAAGTAGATTGATTATTGAAATTATATGTTCATAATCAGAGTTTTTGTAACTAAATGGGTATTCTTCTGGCAGGGTAATgagaaaataaacatgtatCAATGTAATCTTTGGTAATACCACTGTAGTAAATATGTATTGGCTCCAACCTGGTCCAGCATGGTCTATATGTCATTAAGAAACCTTTGATACCattaataaaaacagtaaataatacataatataaaTCACCTTTACTTTTACAAATAATTTGTTGTCTGTACCTGGCTCCTCTGAGGTCTGAGTGAACTCGGGCAGTTTGGATATGAGGCGAGAGGGTTCCTGGTAGTCCGGGCCCAGGGGGAAGATCCTCTCGTAGGTGGAGCTGGACTCTTGCTCACTGACCGAACTGGACTGAGGGTTGTTGTTATGGCTGTAGGTGAATGTCTCGCTCTGTATTGACAAACTAGCAGTTAGTTCATCGTCCAGCATCCGACGAGTGGCCTAGAATGAGTGAGTTAGGATGAGGGAACACACTATACACTGAAGGAGGGCTGaacagcaac contains:
- the LOC117369470 gene encoding LOW QUALITY PROTEIN: discoidin domain-containing receptor 2-like (The sequence of the model RefSeq protein was modified relative to this genomic sequence to represent the inferred CDS: inserted 2 bases in 2 codons); amino-acid sequence: MSGGQIQDEDISASSQWSESTAARYGRLDFEEGDGAWCPEITVEPDHLNEFLQIDLRSLHFITLVGTQGRHAGGIGNEFAQMYKIKYSRDGSRWISWRNRQGKQVIEGNRNAYDIVLKDLEPPIVARFVRFMPVTDHSMNVCMRVELYGCEWLDGLVSYNAPIGEHMTLAGSSVYLNDSVYDGALVHSMTEGLGQLTDGVCGLDDFTVSRVYSVWPGYDYVGWNNESFPNGYVEIMFEFDRTRNFTSMKVHCNNMVSKHVKVFRQVVCYFRSDLDWEVSPLSFSPVEHLTNSNAHFVTVNLAHHMASAIKCQFYFSEAWMLFSEITFQSDTAMYNTTLAPSKPKLPSNTQPEDDPTHKVDDSNTRILIGCLVAIIFILVAIIVIILWRQVWQKMLEKATRRMLDDELTASLSIQSETFTYSHNNNPQSSSVSEQESSSTYERIFPLGPDYQEPSRLISKLPEFTQTSEEPASSSTAASKSTISTVVQDSVPHYAEADIVNLQGVTGGNTYAIPAVTMDLLSGKDVAVEEFPRKLLTFKRKLGEGQFGEVHLCEAEGMQEFMNKEFKFDYPEEEXCLVAVKMLRSDANKNARNDFLKEIKIMSRLKDPNIVRLLAVCIYSDPLCMITEXMENGDLNQFLSKHEPEGQLALLSNAPTVRYSNA